The following are encoded together in the Gemmatimonadaceae bacterium genome:
- a CDS encoding ribosomal L7Ae/L30e/S12e/Gadd45 family protein — MTRDQARRVLGLVGLGVRARNATVGVEQVRAAAKKGTLVLVLVASDAAENSLDKLLPLMRARHIPTIEGLAAAELGTAAGRVQTAAIGIVDRSLAKGILGVVETGAVGPT, encoded by the coding sequence GTGACACGCGACCAGGCGCGCCGCGTGCTGGGCCTCGTCGGTCTCGGGGTGCGGGCGCGGAACGCCACCGTGGGCGTGGAGCAGGTGCGCGCCGCGGCCAAGAAAGGCACGCTCGTGCTCGTGCTCGTGGCGAGCGACGCGGCGGAAAATAGTTTGGATAAGCTGCTCCCGTTGATGCGGGCGCGGCATATCCCGACCATCGAAGGCTTGGCGGCTGCCGAACTCGGCACCGCCGCAGGACGTGTACAGACGGCTGCGATCGGCATCGTCGACCGGTCGCTCGCCAAGGGAATTCTCGGCGTGGTGGAAACGGGCGCGGTCGGGCCCACTTA
- the nusA gene encoding transcription termination factor NusA produces the protein MAAFREVSNTKQLDRAELYGLLQDGIMAALAKKYGANVQAEVTIDDAKGDIKIVLLKTVVDVVEDPSREISVEDARLYDEEFDAGDVLEEPVDFTVFGRAAVQAAKQRIIQRVREGERTRIRDEFSSRVGELLSGEVQQIERGKLVIMLNKFREAEAIVPYREQNHREHFHQGEPVRAVLKKVEETPKGPRLILTRGDPLFVKALFKLEVPEMQQGIVEIKASAREVGSRTKIAVFSRDDAIDPVGACVGLKGSRVQAVVNELGGERIDIVPWSPDPERFAKLALAPARVARVFSDPVTKTIQAVVDEDQLSLAIGRNGQNVRLASELTGWKIDLYSSREWLERGGEGAIFAPLPEEEGDAADVPLSEIGGMPPATVAILEEGGYRTLNDIIDLERDDFLKLPGITLDDADRLMAILAELTEEGANEEAASAANREPAELQTDPPPSDGGGAAA, from the coding sequence TTGGCCGCATTTCGCGAGGTGTCGAACACCAAGCAACTCGATCGCGCGGAACTCTACGGGCTCCTGCAGGATGGCATCATGGCGGCGCTCGCCAAGAAGTACGGCGCCAACGTGCAGGCCGAAGTCACCATCGACGACGCCAAGGGGGACATCAAGATCGTCCTCCTGAAGACGGTCGTCGACGTCGTCGAGGACCCCAGCCGCGAGATCTCCGTCGAGGACGCGCGCCTGTACGACGAGGAGTTCGACGCCGGCGATGTGCTCGAGGAGCCGGTGGATTTCACCGTGTTCGGCCGCGCCGCGGTCCAGGCCGCCAAGCAGCGTATCATCCAGCGCGTGCGTGAAGGCGAGCGCACCCGCATCCGCGACGAATTCAGTTCGCGTGTCGGGGAACTCCTCTCGGGCGAGGTGCAGCAGATCGAGCGCGGCAAGCTTGTGATCATGCTGAACAAGTTCCGTGAGGCCGAGGCGATCGTGCCCTATCGCGAGCAGAACCACCGCGAACATTTCCACCAGGGTGAACCCGTCCGCGCGGTCCTCAAGAAGGTCGAGGAGACGCCCAAGGGGCCGCGGCTCATCCTGACCCGCGGCGACCCGCTCTTCGTCAAGGCGCTGTTCAAGCTCGAGGTGCCGGAGATGCAGCAGGGGATCGTCGAGATCAAGGCGTCAGCCCGCGAGGTGGGCAGTCGCACGAAGATCGCGGTCTTCTCGCGCGACGACGCCATCGACCCGGTAGGCGCGTGCGTGGGGCTCAAGGGCTCGCGAGTGCAGGCCGTGGTCAATGAATTGGGGGGCGAGCGCATCGACATCGTACCCTGGTCGCCCGACCCGGAACGGTTCGCCAAGTTGGCTCTCGCGCCGGCCCGTGTGGCCCGCGTGTTCAGCGATCCGGTGACCAAGACCATCCAGGCAGTGGTGGACGAGGACCAGCTCTCGCTGGCCATCGGCCGCAACGGCCAGAACGTCCGCCTTGCCTCGGAACTGACCGGGTGGAAGATCGACCTCTACTCGAGCCGTGAGTGGCTGGAACGCGGCGGCGAGGGCGCGATCTTCGCTCCATTGCCGGAAGAAGAGGGCGATGCCGCCGACGTGCCACTCTCCGAGATCGGGGGCATGCCGCCGGCGACGGTCGCGATCCTCGAAGAGGGGGGCTATCGTACGCTCAACGACATCATCGACCTCGAACGCGACGATTTCCTGAAGCTGCCCGGCATCACGCTCGACGATGCTGACCGGCTGATGGCGATCCTGGCGGAACTCACCGAAGAAGGCGCGAACGAGGAGGCGGCGTCGGCGGCAAACCGCGAGCCCGCCGAGCTCCAGACGGACCCGCCCCCCTCGGACGGGGGTGGCGCGGCGGCGTGA